The Cucurbita pepo subsp. pepo cultivar mu-cu-16 chromosome LG18, ASM280686v2, whole genome shotgun sequence nucleotide sequence AGTTAAGATTGTAAGGAATCAGAAAGCTGggcataaaaattaatttgatgaaTGCAAAGAACAGACAATTAGAGAAAAAGATACCCATGTAATTGCATCGGATTGAGCTTTAAAAGCACGCAGGACTGAACTATATGCTTCCTGCTCGATTTGGTGGATCTGCATTTCCATATCACCATGCATCCTAGGTAACGTAGAAGAATTTATCGGTGCAGATCTTCCATTCCCAGCAGGAACTCCACCCCTTTGAAATCTATTTTgatgaggaggaggaaggTCATCGTCTGTTCCTGTAGTTGTTTTACACCATAAAGTCTTAAATCTAGAAGAAGAAATCTCCAGATGAATGCTGCCATTCTAGGAAGcatatattaaacaaaaaaaaaaactccaagCAAGTTCATAAAGCTCCTTCCGTACTGTCTTACAGGCAGTCGCTTATTACGCCCGAACACCAAATTTAAACAGAATATAAATGTCAATTCATTACCCATTATAAAACTAGAATAGTTCTTAGCTAGTGAATACAAAGACATAACCCGAAGAAGTGAGCTTTAAAcaagagaaaggagaaagttCATATAGCCAAAgggaaatatttatattgacACAAAAGAATGGATCACAAGAAAGacttatttcattcattttaacAAGTTAGCACAAGACTCCATTTGGTAAAAAATTTCTCACTAAAACATAGCATGGCAAGAAGGCAAAATCGAGTCTACCGGGTTGCCGGGAAAAAATGCTACCGTAATTTACAAGTAAGAAAGGCCTAATGGacagaaaaaaataactttaaccCTGAATAACTAAGGCACCCATTGATAATCAATTCGGTTTTACTTTTCTATCTTTGAAAATTGTACTTATTGTACTTATTTCTTCACAATTCTTCCCTCTTAAAGAAAACCTGGATTCTATGCCAAATTCTAACCATAAAAGTATgtaatgttcttgtttttatgtttgaatccaaattctaaccataaaaataagtatataaaatgttcttgtttttatgtttcaaaACTTGGCATGAATTTGGATAACTTTTGTTAGGAAGtagataagaaaataaaggaacTCAAAAGTAGTATCTATGAGCTTAATTCTCCAAACTCAAAAAACAATAACCAAATGGGCCTAAACTTGAAAGTGCCTAGGAACAGCCAACGGAGGTAAAGCAAGCAACAAAAAGCATAATAAATGGGGGAAAAAATCAACATACAGCCACTCACTTCCATTATAAAATTCGTTTCTAAATGAACTTATCAGCTACAAGTACTGGAAGCGGATGAAATACTTAAAACAACGGGATAAAACTAGCCCTTATCAAGAGTAGAGCATTATTCAGAAGGCAAACTATTGCTATTGAACCCTAGAAAACCCTTCAAAAGTTCAAAACCAATCTTTTCAATTTACTCACCGCTGCTATCCGACGGTTCATACTCCATGGGAAGTTCCTCCCACCCAAATCAACGATAAACCACTCGAACCCACGAACAGAAAGCAACTTCACGACAAACCCAACTCTTAAAACGCGGTAAAATTTCTCAGGATTCAACGGGAACAAAACAAGCAAACCCAACACGGAACCTTGCAGAATATGGCCCCAACTCCAAGCTCAAGCGCCACCCATGGAAGTCCAAGAAGCTAAATTTGCAGACCCAACACGGATCGAGTGAGAATCAAGACTCGATCCGCTCGGAAAAGTTCAGTCGACAGCAAAAGAATTTCAGGCAATAAAATACGAATTTGACAGAACTAGGGATTTGGAATTCAGAGTTCGATTTTTCTTCGCGTtttcttgagaggaagcttgAAGAAGGTGTGAAAGATGAACGAGACGAGAGAAGCCGTTCAGGGTTGGGAGGAAGACGGACTTGAAATCGATTATTGTCTCCAATCCGTCCATTTTGTTTTCCCGTTAATAACTTCATTCAAGTccgtttaattatttaaaaattagtattaTGTCAATATAATCTCTTAATTTCTCCACAAATAtccatttaaatataattcaacttattaatataaaaaacgctgaaaaaaatataataagtaTCTTTATTCAAtgaactatgctcaaattgataataatatcatcgataataaatatctttattcaatgaacaaattaataataatatcatttataatattaattaattaatagcaTAAAacggttaaaaaaaaaacaagttattgaaattttaatattttttactataatttaattgattaatatacattaattaactattattttcgttcatatttacattaatttaatattttttatacattaaaattaaggAAGATACATTTTTTGcgatataatatatatatatattttttaagtatgTGAACTTTGAGCCATATTCATGTTGAACACAggaagttatatatatatatatatatatatatatattttttttttttttttcttttttcactatttatctctaaattattttttaatctcgtAGAGATATTCTTTTATGCAGGAATANATAAGCGTGTGAACTTTGAGCCATATTCATGTTGAACACAGGAAGTTAGTTTACATGTCATCGAGTCACACTTTTATTTCGTTAAGAGAAAGTCATAGATAGCAAATGTACGATGAAATTCACAAATAGATTCAACAAATGATCGAAACTCGTTCGTGCAGTGATATTTTACAATTAAAATGCACAAAAAACAACATGgtcaatatattttctaattagAGTGGATGGATTTTCGTTTCAAGTTTTGTTGGTGATATTTTCGTGAACGGTGGTTGTTATCTTAGAAAGTTCGACATAGTCAAACATAGAGTAAAAGTTCTTCAATGCCAATATGGTGTTTGAAAGTCCAAATCAATGCTCATATTGATCCGATTGCTGCACAATAGACACTAGATTTCGATGAAAATTCTAGACTTTTAGTAAATATGTCTATTTAACCTGCAGGGTCGGGACTCAGCGATGACCTAGCTTGAATGAAGTAAGGACTCTCCATTTAGACGGAGAATTAAGAAGAGAGCGGGGGAGACTTATTTCCATTAACTAAACAGAATCGATGAGGGAGATTATAATATCTGTCCATATCCCTACCCTAGtccgttttttttaatataaatatgtctatatctatatatactTCAAAGCTAAGACACAAGACCCATGTCTCCAAACGGTCTTAGTGCCGAAGAGTAATTTCGATGGAtcatatttagtttatttgaaCTCGAGCCCAGATATGATACTCAGTTTGACAAAGTTAACCTTATCTAATCATAATGAATACCCCCGACGTTATCTAGGTTTACCATTTTTTCGTcttcaattataatttaagaCATATATCAACGTGAAATTGGCCATAAATACGAGCAAACCTTattattagaatatattttatatagccCTACTCAGTGAGATTTTTCcctttaaaaatttgttaacagtatatttgatatattttatttatcttcaaTAAATGTTTCTTTGAACGTATTGATTTGACCCCATAAGCGGGACCGCCATCCTAGCCTACTACCACTAGAAGCAGAACCCCATATTTCTTCTATAGAATCTCCCAATTGTTCCCGAGCAACTAGAAAAAGATTATTTAACCATAAAGACAAGTTCAGGTGTGAGATACCTATCCAGAAGTTTTCGCAACTCAATCATGTATGACGGAATCATCAAAGATTTGACATTTTCGAACTCTGTCTGTAACCCACTATAGGCTCgagaaacaaagagaagatGTGTATGAACGAGATAAAAAGAAGTCCAACAAAAAACGGAATGTCATTGGTTTCCCATCTCTTCCCCAAGCTCTCGTTGCTTCCCCACATTTCTCTGCTCTGCCAtggccaccgccaccgccaccgcctcGGCTTAGTTCGCCGCCATTCGACTACACTCATTCACCGCCGTTCTCCTGCCTCTATTTTCTCTCCACCTTCACCACTCGTCGGCCACTCTCGCCACGGCCGCCGGAGAGTTTCCATGGACTCTGCTTCACCGGAGGTTTCGGCGTCTGTCGACTCCGTGGCGGATGGTTTGAAGAATCAAAGCTTGAATAGTGACGATCGTGGGGGTTTAGGTAGTGGAGTCGAGCACGGGGCGAAAAAGAAGCTCGAAGAACTTAACTGGGACAATTCATTTGTGAGAGAGCTGCCTGGCGATCCCCGTACGGATGTCCTTCCACGACAGGTactatttatttgttttcagcttttatttgttcttttttgaagTACAATTTTTTGGAAATTAGAATTGGGGTTGGTACTTGTATTTACAAGGAAATGTGGACCGTGAGGAATTATGTTTGTAATCAATTGAAAGCTCGAGTAGGAGCTCTTTTATATGCTATAGTTTAATGGCTTTTCCTTACTGCGAGTTTCAGTTGCTTCTCGGTNCCCACTATAGGCTCgagaaacaaagagaagatGTGTATGAACGAGATATACAGCaacaagaagaaggaaaaggattGAATAGCGGAACTCCCGAACATTTGGCGATCTCAGATGTGTCGATATCGATGGTGACTCATTATTTCGATGAATCATTTCTTCGGACAGAAGAGGATTATGTAAACACTTACTCGAAATCTCACTTATCAGATTCCATTTTGGAAGACACAATTTTTTCTGAAGAATTCGCCATGATATAGCTGATCCATGCATAATATCACGAAAAATGGATACAAATTTTTGGCTGCTACTTATACTTAGTATCGGCAANGTGATAAAAAGGACtttgaatttggttttttctgtttgataagagaactctcaagggtttttaggcttttttttttatatattttttttatgataagttttaattagtattttattgTAAGCATGAGATCCATTCTAGATGCAATTAATTGATTGTGTTAAACTTCCATGctgtttttcttaattttgggAAAAAGGGTTGTGCTTACccccttcattttcatttcccaGTTCCTCTTCTGGTTTCGCATGGGTTATGAACCAATAGCTTTGATGGCTAGATTTGGTTTTATGGGTTAGTCTACTATTATGACTGATTAGTTTATCTACGACATGAATCTTAGGTGTTACATGCATGTTATTCAAATGTATTACCTTCAGTTGAAGTAGAAAGTCCTCAGCTTGTTGCTTGGTCAGAATCGGTTGCTGATTTGCTAGATTTGGATCTTCAAGAGTGAGTTTTCTTGTNcattttaaaaatttaaaagtatttttgaaataaagtattGTGGTTTTTTACTcgaaccaaaattaaatatatatatatatatatatatatatattttttttttttttNgtttcttttgctttctgATAATTGATAGATGAGGTATTTACACTATGTACtatgaattatgaaacatGGACATTTAGTTTGAGAAGCATCTTGAAGATCATAGTCTGATGCACTATACACTCTACTGGACACTTGAGATACAATTTAgaggtctttttttttatcattattgtttacttttaaataaagtGTGAATATATTCCGATAGATTGAGGCAGAGCTTCTTGAAggtcttctttcttttgatgcaaaataaatatacttgTTCCTCACAAGAACATTACAAATTCCCGATATAGAAATCACTCGCGCAACTTGGAGGAATGCATACAACCTTcctaattttgaaacaactAGCAAAAAGAGTAGTGTTCAAACTCCTTATCTAAAGAGGTCGACCGAAAACAGTTATATTTTGCAAGATGAAAAACCCCATCCATCCCCTCAGAAGGGCCTCTCTAAATCCTGATGTTTCTTTCTATCTATAGATTCCAGAAAACTGCCTTTACAACATAATTCCATAAAACCTTCCTCTTCTTTGTCTTTTGGTTTGCGATGCTCTATTTGAGGGACATTAGACTTGGTGGgcttttttctcttctttgtgATTAACACCTGTACCAAGGGAGAAAGGAATCTAGGTTTTGGATTCGTGACTATTAGTGGGGCTTCTTTTGCAGTTCTTTTTTCTACATGTTGTCTATCCCTTCCTCGCTCTCAACTGCCTTTATTTTCCCCTATTTGGAAGGTTAAAATCTCTAGGAAGGGAATTTTTTTTGTGGCATGTTTGACATGGGAGATGTTCAAGGACACTCATCCTTTCATGTTGTACATTTGATAGTGCATTCTTTGTAAACGTTAGGTGGAGGATCTCCATCACTTGTCGTGGGGTTGCCAGTTTGGTTAAACTCTCTGGTTTCGGTGGATGAGCTCCTTTAGCTTGTGTTTGGCTTGGAATAGGGATAGTTACACTATGATTGAGGAGTGTTTACGAGTTCATTTTTTGGAGAAGGGAAAGGTCTCGTGGCATGCTAATTTCTTTGCTGTTTGGTGTGGTAATTGACGCAAGAgaaataatatgatttttcATGAAGTTGAGGGGTCCTTTGATGAAGTTTGGGAGCTGGTGAGGTTTAATACTTCTTTGTGGGCATCAATCATTTgacctttttgtaattatgcTCGTTTTTTGTATGTCcttcttattttttcatttttttccatGAAAGCTTGGTTTTTTAGAGTAAACATTAATTCATAAGATTTTAACTCCTTTGAAGAAAGTATCCACGATAACTGCATAACATTCTCTTTCAACAGGCAATGGAGCACCCCAATTTAAACGAAACAATTGTAGAGAtcaattccaaaattttgGGCTGAAAAAACAcccgaaaaaaataaaaagtgataAAAAAGTCTTGTATAACTCCTGATGCTTAAACAAAGCACATACATAGGACCCAACACCAAAcctaatcattttcttttgtactCCTTCCCGTGTGGAGGTTGTGGCATGAAACAAATTGAAGAGTCTTCAAAGGAAAGAGTGAAAACTTTGAGGATTTTGGGACCTAGTCTGTGTTTTTGCCTCTACTTGGTTTTCTTTGTCCAATGATTTTTGCAATTTTAGCTTCGTCATATCAATGCCAATTGGAATTCCTCTTTGTAATCCAATGGCTTCTTAGAGATAGCTCATCCCCTTATTTGTATGAACTCTTTTTGAACAATATACTTCTCAAGAGCTGTTGAGGTCGCTGGAAGATAACCTGGACCGTTATGATTTGTTACTGTACGAGTGTTATAATGTAATTTTCTCTTTGTATTGTCTTAATCTGCTGTAGTCAATTATATGTCTGTGATATCCTCTCCCTTAGAGCTATTTTCTTCTTGCAAGAGCTGAAGGATTTTGCTTTTGTCACTGCAGATTTGAAAGGCCAGATTTCCCCCTCTTGTTCTCTGGCGCATCTCCATTAGTTGGAGTGTAAGtgtgaaatattatttgattgacAGCACCAGCATTCTGATCTTCATTATCCCCTGCCTGCTGATATCGTGTATTACAGGTCACCTTATGCTCAATGTTACGGGGGCCATCAGTTTGGCATGTGGGCTGGGCAGTTGGGTGATGGTCGAGCAATAACCCTTGGAGAGATACTTAATTCCCGATCTGAAAGGTGGGAGTTGCAGTTAAAAGGTGCTGGGAAGACGCCATACAGTCGGTTTGCAGATGGCTTGGCTGTGCTACGAAGTAGCATCAGGGAGTTTCTTTGTAGTGAAGCAATGCATAGTCTTGGAATACCAACAACTCGTGCCCTTTGTCTTCTGACCACAGGAACATTTGTTACCCGAGACATGTTCTATGAGTACGTAGACAAAATAATCTGGTCAAGATGGCagtttaagaaaatttgtAGTTATAAGATGATCTTACATCTTCTCATGCATTTGAATaggattttctaaaaaattcaagaattctTAATCTCTGAATATGTCGTTTTTTCTGCAAAACCTTTCTAACACAAATAAATTCCAATTGGCATTAATATGAACATGTtaggatttttattttattttatttgaaatcatGATTCATTGAGTACTTATATTTAGGTACTCTTTTGGTAGTTTTGAACATGTtaatcaactaaaaaaatgtgaagagATATAAATTGATGCTGGTATGGAAATGCAATAATAAGTTCCGATTGTTTCAATTTGTAGTGGGAATCAAAAAGAAGAGCCTGGTGCAATTGTATGTCGAGTGGCTCAATCCTTTTTGCGTTTTGGATCCTTCCAAATTCATGCCTCTAGAGGGAAGGATGATTATAAAATTGTTCGGGCTTTAGCAGACTATGCGATTCGCCACCATTTTCCGCACTTTGAGAATATGAGCAGCAGTCAGAGCTTATCTTTCAGCACGGGTGATGAAGATAGTTCAGTTGTTGATCTCACTTCAAACAAGTATGCAGGTAATCTTTTCTgttaaaaatttgatatgacATAGATATGGTGGCGACatgtgaatttttaaaatgtaggACATAGATACGGTGACTTGtcaatttctaaaaaagtAGAACACAGACACACTAGgacacatttttttctttttaatagaaTATGTGTATTTGTTGatatattaatacttttttatggataaatcttttaaattaacgtaaaaaaatacttcactaaaaaaaaacatacatagAATGATAAGTcgatgaattattatttttttttttaacaaaaaacaaacttttcattgaCAAAATGAGAAAAGACTAATGCTGTTCAAAATGCCACAAAAAGTGGCTTCGGATATAGAAAAATTGTTCAGGAACTATATGTGGAAAGATGACATACACCTTGTTCCATAGAGTATTATAAACCTCCCTGCAGAAAAGGGAGGACTCTGTCTTTTCTCGATAAAGAAGAAGCACAAAGCTCTCCTCGCAAAATGGATATGGAGATATCATCACAAAGAAAATGCCTAGTGGAGAAAACTTATAAAAGCTAAATATATTCCTACATCATGTAAAAATCCACCCCCACCATCTTCTGCAAAGTGGCCGTGGAAGTACATAAAGGAACATTTCATGCCTATTATTAAGCGACGGTTTCAGtcattcttctctctctcaagaCCTTGGTCTGGATTcgtgttaaaattttattccttTATGGCATTTGGCAGCAACCTGGAATTTGTTAGCAACCCAAGGACAGCATAGCCTATGTGATGAATCCAGTTTAACAGCTTACTTCTTTTCTTGTCTGTGAAGTTTTGTAGAGGCCAGCGCATGcgatctttttatttatttatttatttttgtttatttttattcatttataaattttttgggtAAGAAACTGAGCTTTTATGGAGAGAAGGGAAAGAAGTGTATGAAAAAATTCTCCATTTTATGGCATGGTTGATGTAGTTCTCCTTTTAGTTGCATTCAACTTGCTGTTTCTGAACAAAAAGGGTTTCACATTTTATCTTAATgactcttttgttttttatttcctttacaTGGTTGATTTATCAGCTTGGGCTGTAGAAGTTGCTGAGCGAACTGCTTCCTTAATAGCAAGTTGGCAGGGAGTTGGGTTCACACATGGTGTACTCAACACTGACAATATGAGCATCTTGGGTCTTACCATTGATTATGGTCCCTTCGGATTTTTGGATGCTTTTGATCCTAGTTATACGCCTAATACAACTGATCTTCCGGGCAGAAGATACTGTTTTGCAAATCAGCCAGATGTAGGCTTATGGAATATAGCCCAATTTGCTTCAACACTTTCAGCTGCTGaattaataaatgataaagaaGCAAACTATGCCATGGAGAGGTAGTTTTACCTTATCGAACTATGTTTTTTTCTAGAACTGTTGACCTATCATTGCACTCATAATATGACGTTTCCCCTCTCCTCTTACAGATACGGAGACAAATTTATGGATGACTATCAAACAATCATGACCAAGAAAATTGGTCTACCAAAGTACAATAAACAGTTAATCAGCAAACTTCTCAACAACATGGCTGTTGACAAAGTTGATTATACAAATTTCTTTAGATCACTTGCCAATATCAAAGCTGATCCCAGCACCCCAGAGGAGGAGTTGCTGGTCCCTCTGAAGGCTGTTCTGTTAGATATGGGCAAGGAGCGTAAGGAAGCTTGGGTCAGCTGGGTAAAGACCTACATAGCGGAGGTATAGTGACCTTAAATACCCGATGGTTAAAAAGTAGCAGTCATGAATTAAAACTTTGACCTATTTCTGTTTCTACGTTGGTTCTGATCTGTTTTGCTGTTGTTCCTTtgcatttttaaaatcatgtttCAGTATGTCAGCTTGTTGATTCGGAGTTAAACATTCTGAAGCTTTTGCATCACTATGGACGTCACATTTATAAGTTATATAACTTGCATGTCTATCTGCAATGGAGTTGGCATAGAATTATTACTAATGAGACTAGGAGGCCATTAGATGATTCAAGTAGCTGGAAACTGTTTCTCTCATGTCTTCAATTTCACAGGAGCAAGATGTAGTTGCCTTTTGCAATCTTTGTCATATCTTCCTTGTATTCTCTATTTCTCATTCCCATAAAGAAGGGATTCTAAGAgctatttcttaaaaaaaattatatacttGTATCAAGTGCTCATAACTAATGAGGCCATATAGGATTATAGAGTCTGCCAGCAGGAGGAGTTATCATTTAGATTGACTTCGAGAAAGCTTATGCAAATTGGGATTTTTTGGATAAGGTCTTTGAAAAAGGGCTTGGTGTTAAGTGGAGATCCTGGATCTGGAGTGGCATTTGAATGGTGAAGTTCTCCATCTTTATCAACGATAACCTGAGAGGCAGGATTTAAGCTTCCAGATATCAAACAAGGTGATCCGCTCTCTTCTTATCTTTTCCTCTTGGTAGTGGATGTCCTAAGTAGATTGATCTAAAAAAGGATGGAGAGCAACATTTGGAGGTTTTTTCAGGTTGAGAAGCATAGTCGACAACTCGATTTTTTCTGTTCTGGAAAAGAGGAGTCATTTGGTAATTGAATCAAGTTTTATCGTTTTTCGAACCCATTTTTTGGGCCTGAGGACTAATAGAggtaaatgttaaattttgggGATTTACTGCAACTCATTTGAGCTTAGTAGATGGGCATTTGGGTGTGTGTGAGGTGGATGCTTTGCCTTCGGCCTATCTTGGTTTTCCCCTTAGTCATAACCATATGAGCATTTCATTTTGGGACCTGATCATCAATAAGACTCGCTTGCCTCATGAAAAAAGAGCTTCTTTTTAGGAGGGGAAAGATTCACTTTCATTTAGTCGATGTTGAGTGGTATACCTACCTACTTCTTGTCTCTGTTGAGAGTCCCTAGCTCGATGAGTAAGTCGCTTGAGAATTTGAGGAGAAATTTCTTACGGGAGGGCATTAACGAGGGCAATGGGTTGAACCTCATGCACTTGGAGGTGGTTTCTAGGCTGTTGGACCCAGGGGGTTAGGGCGTTAGGCATTGGTAACCCGAGGGAGAGAAGCACAACCCCTTTTGGCTAAATGGTTCTGATGATTCTATCATAAATCCAACACTTTATATCACAAGGTTATTGTTACAAATACGGGTCTCATCCCTTTGATTGAACCAATGGTGGGGTTAAAGGAAGCTCCAAAATCATTGGAAATTTCGGCGAAGTTCCCTTAGCTTTCCTTGTTCATTCTGAATGTGGTGGGGATGAGAGGAATACCTATTTTTGGGAGGATAAGTGGCTGGGGGATAACACCTATATGCCTTATTTCCTCATTTATATCCGCTGTCTTCTTTCAGAAATCATTTCGTGGTGTCAATCCTTTCTTTGTCAGATTCTCTATCTTTTCCATCTTCTTTGGGTTTCTATTTTCCATTGACCAATTGGGAAATGACAGATATCTTGGCTATTTTATCTTTGTTTTGTGAGTTTTGATTTACGTCCGGTAGGGGGACATTTACCTTTGGTTCGTAGTCCTTCCAAAGGCTTTTCTTGCTGCCTTTTCTTCGGTTGCCTGACCCCTTCCTATACTTTCTCCTTGGTGTGGAGGGTAAAAATATCAAAGTATGTGAAATTCTTTTGGCATGTTTTACATGGACGGGCCAACACCTTGGATTTGATCTCAGCCTGAGGTTTCTCCTTGGTTGGGTCTCACTGTTGTACTCTGCATGCAAGTGGATGAGGACCTTGATCATATCCTTTGAAGTTGTGTTTTTGCTTGGGctgtttggtttgttttctttgaggCTTTAGCTATAGCTTTGTTAGCTCTCAAAGTTACAAGGATTCGATTGAGGAGCTATTAAAAGGCTATTTTTGGGGGCAAGCTGGAGTGTGCTATTTTGTGAGGTATATGGGGGCGAGAAACAATAGAATCTTCATGGAAGGAGATTTCCAACATGATGTTTGGTCTTTTGCTAGACTCTCTGTTTCTATCTTGGTCTATGTATCTAGgcctttttgtaatttctcaTTATgtcttattttactttattgaaGCCACTTCTTGAAGTTGACTCCCCTTTTGtgggtttattttatttttttgtaagcttgtgtattctttcatttcttcccAATGGAAATCTGGTATTTCATGCCTCcaataaaagtatatatatatgtacttGTTTCATATAAGAAAATTCCGTCTCCTATACTCTACCCAACTCAACGCAGTGAGTCTTTTTcaacttcaatttttaattttatcaaacttCAACTTTGAAAGGGTGgataaatttttactttttcttatgactaaatttgaaattggcGACAAACCTTCCAATAAATCACACAATTTAATGGGGAGAAGGGTTTCTTGTTGAAGCTGGATCTGGAAAAAGCCTATGATAAGGTAGATTGGTCTTTTTAGACTCAGTGTTGGAGTGGAAAGGGTTTGGCACAAGGTGGAGAAGGTGGACAAGGGGTTGTTTATCTTGAGCCAATTTCTGTTTGGATTAACGGAAGACCTAGAGGGAAATTTTTTGTGAAGAGAGGGCTGAGACAAGGAGATTCCctctctatttcttttcaCGTTAGCCAGAGATGCCCTTGGTAGAATTATCCACTTTTGTACTGAACGAAAGGAGATTGTTGAAGGGCTTTGTGGTTGGAAAATAAGGGGTTTTTGTTACTCACCTTCAGTATGCGGATGACACCTTAATTTTGGTGATGGGGAAGTTGAGAATTTAGAGGCTTTGTGGTTTCTCCGCAGATCTATTTGCAGGCCTCGGGATTAATCCTAAACTTGGGAAAAATAGCCATTGTGGGCATTAATGCCAGTCTTGAAGAGGTTG carries:
- the LOC111780158 gene encoding uncharacterized protein LOC111780158, translated to MSLVSHLFPKLSLLPHISLLCHGHRHRHRLGLVRRHSTTLIHRRSPASIFSPPSPLVGHSRHGRRRVSMDSASPEVSASVDSVADGLKNQSLNSDDRGGLGSGVEHGAKKKLEELNWDNSFVRELPGDPRTDVLPRQVLHACYSNVLPSVEVESPQLVAWSESVADLLDLDLQEFERPDFPLLFSGASPLVGVSPYAQCYGGHQFGMWAGQLGDGRAITLGEILNSRSERWELQLKGAGKTPYSRFADGLAVLRSSIREFLCSEAMHSLGIPTTRALCLLTTGTFVTRDMFYDGNQKEEPGAIVCRVAQSFLRFGSFQIHASRGKDDYKIVRALADYAIRHHFPHFENMSSSQSLSFSTGDEDSSVVDLTSNKYAAWAVEVAERTASLIASWQGVGFTHGVLNTDNMSILGLTIDYGPFGFLDAFDPSYTPNTTDLPGRRYCFANQPDVGLWNIAQFASTLSAAELINDKEANYAMERYGDKFMDDYQTIMTKKIGLPKYNKQLISKLLNNMAVDKVDYTNFFRSLANIKADPSTPEEELLVPLKAVLLDMGKERKEAWVSWVKTYIAELAASGISDEERKASMDAINPKYILRNYLCQTAIDAAEQGDFGEVRRLLKIMERPFDEQPEMEKYARLPPAWAYRPGVCMLSCSS